TTGAAAGCTAATTCCCTTCCTTGATAAGCACATGGACCAAGTAATGGATCAATAGGCATAGTGAAGATTAATTCTGGCGTGTTGGTCGCGGTTGATTCAATATCCATCCCGCCTTCGGTTGAAGCAATAATCACAACACGTTTCAGAGCCCTATCAACAACTGCTCCTAAATATAATTCTGTTTTTATTGAAGATGCTTGTTCAAGTAAAATTTTATTAACTGGTTGACCTTTCTCATCAGTTTGATAGGTTACTAATCTTTGTCCTAACCAATGTTCGGCAAATCGTTTAATCTCATCAAAATTTTCTGTACAAATCACACCACCCGCTTTCCCTCTTCCGCCGGCATGAACTTGACATTTCGCTACCCATTTCATTTGATTTTCTTGACTTGTTAACTCAGCCAATTTTTCAATTATTTCATCAACAGAATTACATAAATAATTAACGGGAACAGGTAAACCATATTTTTTAAACAACATTTTAGATTGATATTCGTGCAGATTCATAGCGATGTATTCCGAGCAATTAATAAAACAATTAGTGATAATTGTTTTATAAATAGATAAAACATAAGTATTGTTAAAGTGTAATCTAATAATTAATTATTGTGTAGTTTTCTAATTGCCTAATAAAAAAAATCTATGAAAATAACTTGTCTTATTGTTGTTTTTTATTTTGTGATGTTATAATTTTCGCTTATTTATAACAATGTAATGACTATAAGGTAAATATATGTCCAAAGTTGGAATTTTTTTTGGTAGCGATACCGGAAATACTGAGAAAGTCGCTCAACACATTCAAAAATTGTTAGGTGAAGATAAAGCCGATTTGTTTGATATCGCAAAAACTACCAAGGAAGAAATACAAAAATTTGATTTCCTATTTTTTGGTATCCCAACTTGGTATTATGGTGAATCACAATGTGATTGGGATGACTTTTTCCCTAATCTTGAACAGGTTGATTTTACCGGCAAAACAGTAGCTATTTTTGGCTGTGGCGATCAAGAGGACTATGCAGAATATTTTTGTGATGCAATGGGTACATTAAGAGACATCATTGAACCAAAAGGTGTGAAAATCGTCGGTCATTGGTCAACTGAAGGTTATCACTTTGAATCATCGAAAAGCCTTGTTGATGACAACCATTTTGTCGGATTAGCTATTGACGAAGATAGACAAGCTGAGTTAACGGAACAACGCATTAACCAATGGGTTGAACAAGTTAAACAAGAAATGGGTATTTAAGCATTAGAATAATATTTAGTTATCTTATCAAAATAGCTAATTTGTAATATCTAATATTGATAATGAGATCTTTTGTAGATCTCAATTTCAACATACAAATGCGCAAATGATTTTACAGAAGCTTAATTTCAAATAATAATATCCGCTCTTCATCGTTATCTAATTGTCCAACTATTTTTTTTTACAAATGAGTCAGATTAACTTCCATCAACTAAAAAATGATTAAATAAATCCCAATAAACAAATATCTATTTAAATTATCGATTAGATAGAATTTGGATTATCAAATTGGCAATACCAGTTAAAATGATTGCTTTATTTTTTTTAAATTTTTTTTATAATGAATACTAATTATGTGATAAGGGATTCAGATTTTTATGACAGTACAAGACAACAATGCGGCGCTAAAAAATGCAGGGCTGAAAATTACGTTACCAAGATTAAAAATTTTGGAATTACTACGGGATCCTCATCACCAACATGTTACTGCAGAAGATCTTTACAAAAGACTTTTAGACTTAGGTGAAGAAATTGGTTTAGCAACAGTTTACCGTGTTTTGAATCAATTTGATGATGCGGGTATCGTGACAAGACACAATTTTGAAGGTGGAAAAGCTGTTTTTGAGTTAGCAACTCAAACTCATCACGATCATCTCATTTGTTTAGATTGTGGTGAAGTTTTTGAATTTAATGACGAAGTGATCAACAAAAGACAAAAAGAAATCGCCAACCGATATGGAATTAATTTGACTTATCACAGTTTATATCTTTATGGGCATTGTTCCGGAGGTAACTGTAAAAAAGATTCTTCTCTACATAATCCAAAATAATATTATTTTCTATTCCAATTACATGATCTTTTATTTAAAATTCGGTAATTGGAATTATTTTTCATTACTCTCTTCTTCTACACAGGTTTAAACTCAAAATGCGACAATTACTTAATTTTATTCCATTAGTAGTTTTTTTCGTCTTTCTACTTGTTTATGACATGTTTGTTGGCATTAAAGCACTAATGATTGCTGCCACCCTATCCTTTATCTTAACTTTAATCGTTTATAAAAAAGTAGAAAAGTTAGAGCTTTTTTCTTTTTTAATGATTATCATTTTTGGTGGGCTAACCATTTTCCTTGATAATAAAGATATTTTTAAATGGAAAATTACCTTAATAAATTTCGGCTTTGCGCTTATTTTGTTAACTAGCCAATTTATTTTCAAGAAAAATCTCATTCAAAAAATAATGGGTAAAGAATTAAAGCTAAATATTTCCGTTTGGAATAAATTAAATATCATTTGGTCTTTATTTTTTATTGTATGTGGACTGGCTAATATTTATGTGATTTTTTATATGTCCGATGATTTCTTTGGCTTGTTCAAGGCATTTATCTTACCTGGTGCATCACTAGTCATTACAGTAATTTCAAGTATATATATCTATAAATATCTTGAACCGAATGATAAATCTAAATTAACGGAGTTTAAAAATCATGAATGAGACAGCTAAAAAACCTAAAGGTCAATTGGTATTACGTACTTTAGCTATGCCAAGTGATACAAATCCACATGGACACATTTTTGGTGGTTGGATTTTATCGCAAATGGATCTAGGTGGTGGCATATTGGCTAAAGAAATAGCCCGAGGAAGAGTAGTAACCGTGAATGTAAGTAGCGTAACTTTCCATCGCCCAGCTATGGTAGGTGATGTTGTTTGTTGTTATGCTCGTTGTTTAAAAACGGGTACGTCATCTATTACAATTGCAATTGAAGTCTGGGTTAAACGAATTTCTGATAATCACACTAATTTTGGGCAACGAGATTGTATTACAGATGCAATTTATACTTATGTTTTAGTTGATAAACATAATAAACCTCGTTCGTTACCCGAACAATTTCAACAGTATGATTCAACTAAAGACGATATTAGTAAACTAGCGTTATTTGATAATTAATAATGAACTTATCTGTAGATGTCTTTTATACATGGGGTAATACATTATTTTTAATCAGTTATTGGCTGATTATTGTTGCTATAACACTACGTATATTAATGAAAAGAAAGCCAACCACATTTGTGGTTGCTTGGTTGATGATTATTTATATCATACCGATTGTTGGTATAATCCTCTATCTCCTATTAGGTGAAGCGCATATTGGTCAGCAACGTGCTAAACGAGCACAAAAAATGCGCCCAACTATTAACCACTTTATTAATAAATCCCTTGATTTCCCATTTATCTTTACGGAACAAGTTAGTGATGTGGCTAAACCTTTATTCCAATTATGCAAACATCAAACAGGCTTAAATGGAATTAATGGAAATCACATTGAATTAATTCATACACCGAATGCTATTTTTGATGCGCTTATAAATGATATCAATCAAGCTAAATCAAATATAGAAATGGTTTTTTATATTTGGAATATTGGTGGTCGTGCTGATGAAGTTGAATATGCCTTAATCCGTGCGGCAACTAGAGGTGTCAAATGCCGAATTATGCTTGACTCCGCAGGTAGTCGACGCTTTTTTAATAGCAAGCAATCTAAAATAATGCGTAATGCAGGAATTCAGATTGTTGAATCCTTAAAAGTGAATCTTTTCCGATTTATCTTTCGCAGATTAGATATTAGGCAACATCGTAAAATAGCGATTATTGACAACCATATTGCTTATACAGGAAGTATGAATATTGTTGATCCTCGCTTCTTTAAACAGAATAAAAATGTTGGCGAATGGGTTGATGTTATGATTAGAATGAATGGACCGATTGTAACGCTAATGGGAGCTATTTATGCCATTGATTGGGAATTAGAAATAGGTGATAAATTATTTTTACCAAAGATAGTAGATTTTGCTGAAAAGCCTGAACAAAAAAGACATATTATGCAAGTAATCCCTTCTGGTCCTGGATATAGCGAAAATATAATTCAACAAGCATTATTGACAGCAATCTATTCTGCACAACAAGAAATCATTTTCACTACACCATATTTAGTACCTAGTGACGATCTTCTCCATGCTATTTGTACTGCAGCACAGCGCGGAGTAATAGTGAAGATCATCGTTCCACAAAAAAATGATTCTATTATGGTTGATTGGGCAAGCCGAGCATTTTATAGTGATTTGTTAGATAGTGGGGTTGAACTGTACCAATTTAAGAACAATTTATTACATACAAAAAGTGTGTTAATTGATAAGCAATTAAGTTTAGTCGGTACAGTTAATCTTGATATGCGCAGTCTTTGGCTAAATTTTGAATTAACCACTGTGATTGATGATAGTGAATTTGCTCATCATTTAGACATATTATTATCAGACTATTTTGCACAATCTGAACAATTAGAATTAGAATCATGGAATAAACGACCTTTTTGGCATCATATCATTGAACGGTTATTTTATTTCTTTGCGCCTTTGTTGTAATAACGTCAAATCATTAACTATATCTTGAATCATTGTTATTACATTTAAATAAATCATTTTTAGATTTTAATAACCATTTTGCGACAAATCGGGTTCAAAGAGATTATTTTCAAGATTGTAAACAGCAGTATCAACATGACCTTCAGGTTTGAGTTCAATAATGCGCCAGCCGGGCGCGTCATTTGCAACACTAAAATCACGACTTAATGGTTTGAATTGAACACAAGTTGATGGCGTAGAGAATGCCAAACAATGAGGTAATCGTTGTTGTGTAATTTGATGAATATGCCCCCAACCAACACCTTTAATCTGCGGTAATTGATTTATGAGGTTAATAAATTCTACATGATTAATCAGACTGTGTTTATCTAACCAATCACAATTAGACATTAAAGGATGATGATGTAAAAAAACCATTGCAAAACGATCTGGATACTTTTGCAACGAAGTCGTTAAAAATGCTAATTGTTGCTTTGAAAGCTCACCATATGTTTCTCCAACCACTTGACTATTAAGCATAATAATTAACCATTTTTCACCCAATAATACAATTTTGTTTTCTGGTAAACCTTGTTGTTTAAAAATATATTGCATATTTTCATGAATATCATGATTACCAGCTAACCACACACAGGGTGCCATAAATTGTTTTATTGTTTGAGCGAATTTCAAATAAGCAGCTTGACTGCCATCTTGAACAAAATCCCCAGTAGCAACGATTAAATCAAAATGCTCAGCACGCTTTTTAATATTGTCAATTACCGCAGCAAAACTAGCGTTAGTCTTAACCCCTAATAAGTTATTCTCATCATCGGCAAAAAGATGCGTGTCAGTAATATGAAGTATTTTGCCAACAGATTTTTTAAGTGGAATGATTAAATGTGAGTTCAATTTCAATCTCAGCAATTAACAAATTTAGCTAGTATAAGCCAATAAACACAATAATTCTGTTGCAAAGCGCACATTTTCTTTCAATCGCACATTTTTCATTCATTATAAGTTGTTAATTTGCTGATATTTAACTTTTTGACCATGCCTGCCTTAAGGTTTGATAATTTAATTGTAACCACTGTAAAGCGATTATTGAAGCTGCATTATTAATTAAACCACTTTCCACCCATTGGTAAGCTTGTTCACGGGTTACAACATGCACTTTAATATCTTCGTTTTCATCGGCTAAACCATGAATTCCTTTGGCTTTAGTCGCATCAGTTTCGCCAACAAAAATATGCAGTTGTTCCGTTAAACCTCCTGGACTTGCCAAGTAATTGATTATTGGTTTACAGCGACCGATATCTATACCGGCTTCCTCTTTTGCTTCTCTTCTTGCTACCTCTTCAAGAGATTCCCCTTCATGATCAACCATGCCAGCAATCAATTCTAAAATCCATGGGCTTTGTTGAGTTTCAATTGCAGCTATACGAATCTGTTCAATTAGAACCACCTGATCTAACTTAACATCATAAGCTAATAATACAACAGCATGTCCACGTTCTAGAATTTCTCGACTTACCGTATTACTAAGAGAACCATCAAACTTTCGATATTGAAACCGGTATTCCAATAATGAAAAAAAACCTTTATATAACACACACTTAGTTAAATTCACAACATCTTTTTTTGTGAAAGAAATTGGATTATTATCTTTAATTTGCATAATAGACACTCTATTTTTTAATAAAAAATGCGAATGAGTATAAACTCTGCTTATGCATATACTAATTATCTGTTAGAATTAAGCAATATGTTTCGTTAAAATAACTCTGTTTAATTTTGGGAAAATTCATGAAAAAAGTCTTACCCCTTCTAATCAGTATTGTCCTAGCCCCTTCTGCTTTTGCTGAAAACTTAATCCAAGTTTATGAACAAGCTAGATTAACTAATCCTGACCTTAAAAGTTCGATTGCAGATAAAGAAAAGGCTTATTCTGCTATTTCAGAGCAACGTGCAAGCTTGTTACCTCAACTCGGTTTAAATGCATCTTATGGATTAACTCATGGATATCGAGAAAATAAAGATATCAACAATAAAAGTGGTAAACTAGGTCTATCATTAAATCAAAGTATTTTTAATTATGCTAATTGGAAAAAGCTTGATATTACTAAACAGCAAGCGAGTGTTGCCGATATTGCATATCAATCAAAAGAACAAGCGTTAATTTTAAATACTGCAACCAATTACTTTAAAGTACTTAGAGCAATTGATACCTTAAGTTATGTAGAATCACAAAAGAAAGCCATCTATCGTCAACTTGAACAAACACGGCAAAAACATAAAGTTGGTTTGGTGGCAATTACGGATGTACAAAATGCTCAGGCAAATTATGATTTAACCATTGCTGAACAAGTAAGTTCTTTAAATGATTTAAATAATGCTTTGGAAGATTTACGTCAAGTGAGTGGTCGATTTTATGCTAATTTAGCTACTATTGATATCAAAGCTTTTAAAACTGAAAACCCATCACATATTAGTAAATTGTTACAACTTTCAGAAAATGCCAACCTTGATTTACTGACAGCTCGTTTGAGTCGTGATATTGCTAAAGAACAAATCAGACTTGCTCAATCTGGTCACTTACCAACAATCAGTCTTAATGCTTCAACGGGATTAAATAAGAATGAAAATTACGGTGATAAAGTTGGTGTTAACCGTAATGGCAGTCATTCTTATGCTGATAATAGTAAGATTACTGGTGCAAATACTATTGGTATTTCTTTTGATATGCCTATATTTACAGGAGGCGCGACGATGTCTCAAGTTTCACAAGCTCAATATAATTATGTTAGCTTTAGTGAAAAACTAGAGAGTACAAACCGTGCTGTAATCAATAAAGTACGCTCATCTTACAATAATATATCTGCTGCTATCAGTTCAATTAAAGCTTATGAGCAAAGTGTTGTATCTGCGCAAAGTTCATTAGATGCGACCCAATCTGGTTATGAAGTTGGAACTCGTACTATCGTTGATGTATTAACAGCTACTACTCAGCTTTATGATTCTAAAAAGAAACTAGCAAACTCAAAATATGACTATTTAATTAGTCTTTTACAAATGAAATCAGCGATTGGTACATTAACTGCTAATGACCTATTACAGCTTAATAGTATGTTAGGAAAAGAAACAACGACTTTAATTACCATCAAATAATATATTTCAAAACAAAAAACCTGCTTAAAGCAGGTTTTTTTAACTTAATTATCAATATTATTCAATAATAGCAGTTAAAGTTTTACCCGAGTTTGACCAGATTCGGTATTTAACTTGTACATCTTCCGGGTTATATACCACAATTGGTAAACGACTATTATAGTCCATTAAACCTAAACTATGTTTAATCGTAACAAATTCAGATTTACCTTCGAAATCTGGTGGGCACGCCATCAAAGTCGAAATACCATTTGTCACTTCACTAACGGTAAGGTATTGGTATCCCCAACCTTTCAATTCATTTATTTTAACATTACCTGCTAAACTACGGAAATTGCAATCAGTTGTCATTTGTTTACCGATTAACAATTCAACTTTAGCATCCTGTTCATTTTTCAATTGCGGAAGGTAAATTACAGAACGTACATATCCCGCTTCTGCTTCA
Above is a genomic segment from Frischella perrara containing:
- the fldA gene encoding flavodoxin FldA, which codes for MSKVGIFFGSDTGNTEKVAQHIQKLLGEDKADLFDIAKTTKEEIQKFDFLFFGIPTWYYGESQCDWDDFFPNLEQVDFTGKTVAIFGCGDQEDYAEYFCDAMGTLRDIIEPKGVKIVGHWSTEGYHFESSKSLVDDNHFVGLAIDEDRQAELTEQRINQWVEQVKQEMGI
- the fur gene encoding ferric iron uptake transcriptional regulator — translated: MTVQDNNAALKNAGLKITLPRLKILELLRDPHHQHVTAEDLYKRLLDLGEEIGLATVYRVLNQFDDAGIVTRHNFEGGKAVFELATQTHHDHLICLDCGEVFEFNDEVINKRQKEIANRYGINLTYHSLYLYGHCSGGNCKKDSSLHNPK
- a CDS encoding inner membrane-spanning protein YciB; this encodes MRQLLNFIPLVVFFVFLLVYDMFVGIKALMIAATLSFILTLIVYKKVEKLELFSFLMIIIFGGLTIFLDNKDIFKWKITLINFGFALILLTSQFIFKKNLIQKIMGKELKLNISVWNKLNIIWSLFFIVCGLANIYVIFYMSDDFFGLFKAFILPGASLVITVISSIYIYKYLEPNDKSKLTEFKNHE
- the yciA gene encoding acyl-CoA thioester hydrolase YciA, whose translation is MNETAKKPKGQLVLRTLAMPSDTNPHGHIFGGWILSQMDLGGGILAKEIARGRVVTVNVSSVTFHRPAMVGDVVCCYARCLKTGTSSITIAIEVWVKRISDNHTNFGQRDCITDAIYTYVLVDKHNKPRSLPEQFQQYDSTKDDISKLALFDN
- the cls gene encoding cardiolipin synthase, giving the protein MNLSVDVFYTWGNTLFLISYWLIIVAITLRILMKRKPTTFVVAWLMIIYIIPIVGIILYLLLGEAHIGQQRAKRAQKMRPTINHFINKSLDFPFIFTEQVSDVAKPLFQLCKHQTGLNGINGNHIELIHTPNAIFDALINDINQAKSNIEMVFYIWNIGGRADEVEYALIRAATRGVKCRIMLDSAGSRRFFNSKQSKIMRNAGIQIVESLKVNLFRFIFRRLDIRQHRKIAIIDNHIAYTGSMNIVDPRFFKQNKNVGEWVDVMIRMNGPIVTLMGAIYAIDWELEIGDKLFLPKIVDFAEKPEQKRHIMQVIPSGPGYSENIIQQALLTAIYSAQQEIIFTTPYLVPSDDLLHAICTAAQRGVIVKIIVPQKNDSIMVDWASRAFYSDLLDSGVELYQFKNNLLHTKSVLIDKQLSLVGTVNLDMRSLWLNFELTTVIDDSEFAHHLDILLSDYFAQSEQLELESWNKRPFWHHIIERLFYFFAPLL
- the cpdA gene encoding 3',5'-cyclic-AMP phosphodiesterase, whose product is MNSHLIIPLKKSVGKILHITDTHLFADDENNLLGVKTNASFAAVIDNIKKRAEHFDLIVATGDFVQDGSQAAYLKFAQTIKQFMAPCVWLAGNHDIHENMQYIFKQQGLPENKIVLLGEKWLIIMLNSQVVGETYGELSKQQLAFLTTSLQKYPDRFAMVFLHHHPLMSNCDWLDKHSLINHVEFINLINQLPQIKGVGWGHIHQITQQRLPHCLAFSTPSTCVQFKPLSRDFSVANDAPGWRIIELKPEGHVDTAVYNLENNLFEPDLSQNGY
- the nudF gene encoding ADP-ribose diphosphatase, whose translation is MQIKDNNPISFTKKDVVNLTKCVLYKGFFSLLEYRFQYRKFDGSLSNTVSREILERGHAVVLLAYDVKLDQVVLIEQIRIAAIETQQSPWILELIAGMVDHEGESLEEVARREAKEEAGIDIGRCKPIINYLASPGGLTEQLHIFVGETDATKAKGIHGLADENEDIKVHVVTREQAYQWVESGLINNAASIIALQWLQLNYQTLRQAWSKS
- the tolC gene encoding outer membrane channel protein TolC, encoding MKKVLPLLISIVLAPSAFAENLIQVYEQARLTNPDLKSSIADKEKAYSAISEQRASLLPQLGLNASYGLTHGYRENKDINNKSGKLGLSLNQSIFNYANWKKLDITKQQASVADIAYQSKEQALILNTATNYFKVLRAIDTLSYVESQKKAIYRQLEQTRQKHKVGLVAITDVQNAQANYDLTIAEQVSSLNDLNNALEDLRQVSGRFYANLATIDIKAFKTENPSHISKLLQLSENANLDLLTARLSRDIAKEQIRLAQSGHLPTISLNASTGLNKNENYGDKVGVNRNGSHSYADNSKITGANTIGISFDMPIFTGGATMSQVSQAQYNYVSFSEKLESTNRAVINKVRSSYNNISAAISSIKAYEQSVVSAQSSLDATQSGYEVGTRTIVDVLTATTQLYDSKKKLANSKYDYLISLLQMKSAIGTLTANDLLQLNSMLGKETTTLITIK
- the eco gene encoding serine protease inhibitor ecotin; translation: MKKLATLALTSIAILLTACTGANAAKNTVRNVNEIAPYPEAEAGYVRSVIYLPQLKNEQDAKVELLIGKQMTTDCNFRSLAGNVKINELKGWGYQYLTVSEVTNGISTLMACPPDFEGKSEFVTIKHSLGLMDYNSRLPIVVYNPEDVQVKYRIWSNSGKTLTAIIE